The Camelus dromedarius isolate mCamDro1 chromosome 19, mCamDro1.pat, whole genome shotgun sequence genome segment tgaatttcacctcagtaaattatttaaataaaaaataaagaattaaaatttttttaaaaaaagatgaagtttAAAAAGCAGGCTGGAGCCTGTGGCGCTGAGGCCAAGGAGGGGTCAGGGCCAAGGAGGCAGTCAGAAACTACAAGGCCTGTGGGGCCTGCCGGCCAGGGCCAAGGAGGTGGCTGGCCGTGTCGGTTACAGAGGAATGAGCAAAAAAGTACAATGAGGCTAATGGAAGCCTCTTCGTATGTGCAACTGCCAGATACGGAAGGTGCAAATACAGAAAGGGTGAGGGCTAGAATGAACTCGTAATAGTAGAAAGGAATTGGCACTGTTAGCATGAACTCAGGGTTTTCATTACGGAGAGACAAGACATgcaaacgtgtgtgtgtgaatgtgtgtatttCCTAACTCTGTCTGCTGTGAGCGCCTTAGAAGCCATGGCAAACCAGCGACAATGAACAATGAACATACCTAACTAGCATCCTgctcttggtttctaaatacaatactccattcaaaaaaaaaaaaaaaaagctaactccaggcctggggcaggaaaTGTACTAGGAATATCTTTTTGTGCCAAAAAGTAAGGATATGCTCCAAATGATGGGAACTTATCAAAAAGACACAGACTTCAGCTTGAAAGGGTTCCCACTGGTGAAATCTGGGACAATCTGAACATCAAAATCATGGTAGAAATGAATTATAGGTCACTAAAGCAAAAAGGAATCTATAAATTCATATTGATAAAaatgagggagaagggaaaactctTCCACAGAAAAGAATGCTGACTGATCAATGCAGAAGGCATGGAGGAGTCAGAAAGTCACCATCTGGCAAGCAGCACAGCAGAAATTGTTTCAGGCCACAATCATCAGTGGGTTGATATTTACACAGTGTCAAAGTACCTCCCCACGagttacttattaattacaaagggaaaaacagcagTCTCAcatgggagaaaaaaagtgaTCAAAGTCAGCAGAGTAACTATCACACTTCTGTGGTATTCCTGCCAGAAACGCACAACCGGACTTTAATCGTGTGGAAACCTACAAACCCAAGCTGAGAAACGCTCTACTGGCTTGAACTCTCCAAAAcggtcaaggtcatgaaagataAGAAAGGACTGAGGGGCTGTTTCAGATTAAAGGTGACTAAAACACGGCAATAAATGTGATCCCAGATGGGACCCCGGACCAGAAAAAGATCAGTGGAACAGTCAGCAACATTTCAACAAAGGCTAGATAGGTTAGTTCACAGTACTGTATCAACGCTAAGTTTCTGGTTTTGGTAAATAACCAGGGTACAATTAAGGTGTAACATCTGAGGATGCTAGGTGAAGGTACATGGCTACACTATACTCCGCACAACTTTTTTTCTATgtctaaaatgattttaaaatatcaaaaaaattttaaatcagcaaAAGGTATAACTAGTGGTTGAGAGGTTGCTAATTTCTGAACCAAAACTTTTATTGTTTGTAATAAAGGGAATGATACGGGCAACTGGTCAAATGGGAATGGAGTCTGAAGATTAGATGTTAATACTGTATCAGTGTCAACTTCTTGGTGCTGATGACTGAACTATGGTCACCTAGGGGAGAGTTTTTATCTTCAGCAAGTACACACTGAAGGAATCTGAAGTAATGGGATGCCATGTCTACATCTGATGCTCAAACggtttggaaaaaaatacatatacacatatacaggaAAAATGACAAAGTAAAGGTAGTACAATGTTAACAACTAGGGAACCCGGCTAAAGGGTTTATGGGAATTCTTAATAGTATTGTTGCAGCTTtcctgtaagtttgaaattacttcaaaataaaattttaaaagattgggGAGATTGGATCAGAAGGTACCGGGCCATGAGAGCCAGATCTGCTGCTTTTACCCTACGAAGCAGAGTCACTGAAAGTTCGTAAGGCAAAACATGATGCGATCACAGGCTGGCAAGACGGAGCAGTCTCGAGTTGAGCCAAGGGTCAAACAAAAGTACCACTAACCAGTGGAAAGGAGGGACTTCGAGGCAACTTCCCAGACTCCAGCCGATGCATGTGGAGATAGACTTCAACCTGCGGTGTGGCATCACTGATAAAGCGAATGACTTCCAGGGCGTGAAGGACATCAGAGTACTGCTCCTTGCGATACGTCATCACCTGGGCATGGGACTCGTGGTGTGGAGGCAAGATTCCTACAAAGACCCaagggggaggaaaggggcaAAATACTGAGGCGCCAATCCAAACCCCACCTCTACGAAAGAGAATCCCGGGAGAAGCTGCCTATCAAAATTAGACTAGGACCCACAGATATTTAATCACCGTGATGACTCTCTTTGAGAAATTCTCACTATAAAACAATACAATCTTAAGTTTTAAATACTATCAATATTTGAAATGGCAACTGAATCACTGATATtaaggagaaatgaaataaatatgccACATAAATTCAAGATAATTACACCCATTACAATACTGATTTAATGCAAGTTTAAGGTTGTCAGCCTGGGGCCACCCTTAGGCCTCCAGAGCTATCTCCATTTTTTGCATTTGGCCCCTAATGGACTGAATTGTACCCCCTCCTCCacaattcatatgctgaagccctagcCCCCAATGTGCCTGTATTTGGAGACGGGGCCTTTAGAAGATAATTAAGGTTATATGAGGTCGTAAGACGGGGCCCCAATCCAATAGGGCCAGTGcgcttataagaaaaggaagagacaccagagctagcggtctctcctccccttctcatGTGAGGAcgcagcaagaaggtggccacctgcaagccaggaCCTGAGGCTTCACCAGGAACAAAATGGGCCAGCACCTCCATctcggacttcccagcctccgGAGCTGGGAGGATACACACTGTTGTTTAAGCCCAGTGGTCTGGTATTTTGCTAAGGCAGTCCCAGCCGACAACACAGCACCCTTCACCTCAGAACCACCACCAGCTGGTCAAATCCTTCTCTTCCCCAACGACTACAACTTGCTCACAAAGTGCCGTACCTTTAGGACAGAGATCTCTCATCTTCACTGACAAAGTCACCTTACACTTTGATGCCATTTTATGCTCATTAACACATTTAAACATGATGTCTACTCACTAGACTTTGGGGCAAGAACcacattcttaaaaaatttttattgaagtatagttgacttgcaatgctgttaatttcaggtatacagcaaaatgattcgattgtacatatacatatatatattctttttcagattcttttccattataggttattacaagatactgaatgtagttcccagtGTTACACAGTACgtccttgctgtttacctatttttatacatagcagtgtatatctgttaaccccaaacttctaacttatccctccccactgcctttcccttttggtaaccttaagtttgttttctatgtctgagtctagacctgttttgtaagttcagttgtatctttttttagattccataagtgatatcatgatatctgcctttctctgatttacttccatttagtatgataatctctaggtccatccgtgttgctgcaaatggcattatttcattctctttatggctgagctgtattctgttgtgtgtatatatataccacaacttctttatgcagtcatctgttgatggttgcttccatgtcttggctattgtaaacagtgctgccgtcaacactggggtgcatatatcttttcacattagagttccctctggatatatgcccaggagtgggattgctggatcatatggtaaatctatttttagttttttgaggaatctccatactgttttccataatggctgcaccaaagtacattcctaccagcagtgtaggagggttccccccccccttttttataCAAACAAATGGCATGGATAAACacagtggaaagagcactgggtGGGCCTTCGGCAAAACCAGGTTCTAGTCTCAGAGCTGTGAACACCAGGACTCTCACAAATGTCTCCCCAGGcactggtttcctcatctgccagaGGCAGATAAAGCATTTCACCAAATGTTCTCTGCAGAACATGAGCCCAAAGGGTCTTCATGAGAATAAAGGTACCCTGGTCAAACAGATTTGGGAAATGGTGACAATGAATTTAAGGCTTTAAGTTTTCctataaagaaaaacatcttgTTTACTCCAGCCTCATTAAACATAATGAGGCTGTATTGCAGCACAAGCTCTGGAGTCCAAGTTCCTGGGTGTGAGTCGAGCTCTACAGCTAACTGTCTGCATGACCTTCTGCAACTTATTTGatctccctgtgcctcagcttccccatctgaaGAATGGGAGTAATAATACCCATCTCATGCAGGTgcaatgatgaatcaacagatcAGCAATGCACAGCACTCAGGAAGCACACGGCACACACTAAACTCATATGTATTAGCTAGCACAGCTGCTGACGGACCCCTCTTTGGTGCAAACCACCACAGATCCAGCATCTTCAATGTTCTGGGAAACATAAGCTGGATGAGCTTGACCGACTCCAGCTAACATGGTGCCACATTAACGTGAGAGCCAAACTTGCTTAAATGTTTTTCCTGACATAAATCTTTACAGACCTTAGCCATGGGGTTCTGTGCCAGGCCTCCAGAAAAGCCGAGGACATACACTCAGGTGCCCTCCAACCTGGGTTAATACAGCCAAACCCTGAGCACACTGTTCGAGGTGGCACCCGCTTCCCACGTTAAACTTGTCTCCTATGATCTGGTCCTAAAACATCTCCTTCTGATATTAACTAAAATGGTTTCAGGAGGCAGGCATGCCAAGGTCCCCGAGCTATCAACCACCTGTTCTAGGAAGAGTCAGCCTGTCTCCAATGTAGCGTGGCAGCTCTAAACCTCCAGTGCCTTTTAcctcaaaaacaagaacaaagactTACCTGATAAAGGAAGCCATGAGAAACAGAGGTGACGAACAGCCTGACAGGCCTCGGCGCTTAGCTGCAAAGTACAACTGTCCATCTCACACTAATCCACTGGCACTGGCACTTAATGGGACACATGGTATTTCCCAGCAGACATAAATGATCATCGACACCACCACCTAAAAGGCACCCCTAGAaggcatttattttaatgggcACTGGAAACATTAAGACTTAAAAAATGCTCAGGGAAAAACTGAAACTGTTTTCACATGTGCTCTAcattttgattcagttttggtggactgtatgtttctagaaacttgtccatttcttctaagttgtccaatttattgccatatagttgttcacagtattctcttacggttttttatatttctgtgcaCACATGCTCTATATTTTAACCATATGGTGACCTATTAGAAATAGAAGCATATAGACTGCTGAGATGCACAACAAAAAAGGCATCCTGCAGTGCTTCCTAGTGCGGCCTGCATCCCCTCGCTGCCCCCACATCACATAATCGGACTGAGGACTACAGATTTCTCAAGCCCTGAAAATATTGTACATTTTGGAAAGAAAGCGGTGCCTACAATCTACCCTAACTTCAAAAGGGCCCTACAAACCTGAgctcaaatcctagctctgccacttacagtCTAAGGCCTTAAGCAAATTATTTAGCCTTAGTCTTTTCCCATCAGTAACACTGGGATATTGATACCTGCCTGTCAttaagattactttttttttcccggAATGCAAAGGAGAGTGGGAATGGATGGGTATTTTACGCATCTGCAGGCTCAGCGATGATTAAGAACAAAAAATCCGTAGCGCAAAAGGAATGCTGCCAGTCATTTTGGGCCCCTAGTACACTTTCTCTTCCACAGAAACTAAGCAAGATCATGTTTCCCTTCTCCTTCAGCCGATCATCGCTGGAATGTATTCATTTGTGCTTCTAGAAGTAAGAACCCTCCAATTCTTTTTGACTCTGATAGAGCTCATCAGGAAGTTATGCATCTACAGCTGGGAGTCACAGGCTAAAACAAAGCTAAAACCTAGGTGTTAATTTAGCTCAAatgtattctcattttacagattaaaaaaaaaaaaaaaagaggcctaGGGAAAAGGTCTAAAGGGTCTTCTTCAAGGTTACCCAGCTGACAGCAAAGCCTAGACCAGTTCTTCCTCCCAGCCCGATGCTCTTCCCACACCTGTGTCAGGAAGGTACGTTGCTGTCTCTTCTAACATTACAGACACTCTTACAGCGACCTTCCGTGTCCTGCCACTGAAGTCACCTTCTTCAAGGCTTCCCAAGTGAGCTCCTGGGGTTAGATCCAGCATTCAGTAAAAAGCCTAAACACATCCTCCTTTTTCTAACTGATGGATACCAATGGTCCAATCATTCAACATTTTTGAAGATAAAGCTTCCAACTCTTGGGAATCATACCTAAAAGCACCTTCCAGACCAACGCACGGTACATGGATGGGAGCGGGAACCTCTGACTAAAAGTGCAAAGTTTCTCGACATCTAGAGGacgaaaaaaaataattagatgcTTTTCATGCTGACCACGATACGTACAagtgcatttcattttttaaaactggaagttgTAAGAGATTTCTTCACAGAAAGTCTGCCATAGAGTCAGCAAATCTAGGAAAGGTTTAAACGAGACTGAGTTCAGCCCAGGTGTTCCAACTagctatttaaaaacaattagcATTTCACTGCATAAGAGatgtattttgcatatattacgACATTCATTATAACATTAGCAGTAGTTACTATGTATAGAACATTTCATTTATCCACACTGCAAGCTTGTCAGGTAGTTATTGTTTTAAAGATgcagaaactgaagttcaaagcaGTTAAGTGACTTAACTAAGTTAACATAGCTGGCAAGTGGCAGTCAGCCCACAGGTCTGCACATTCTCCAATAAACCACATTCAACCATCCTGGAACTCAATTCCTCTACTCATCAAGtgagaattaatatttaaagcaCGGACTATCCAGTGAGGATCTAAGATCAGGTGGAAAGTGGTTTTGAAACTTTAAAAGCACTCTATGCATTTAAACTACTATTTTTAACTATGGTTCAGTTTATCTTACTTTAGTTAGCAACAGAACAGACCTTATTATGACTggattagattaaaaaaaagtcaatatataAGGTAGTCTCAGTATTTCCGTAAAAGAAAATCATGGCAAGAGTTGCTGCAAATTTACCCAGAAGCTATGAAGACACCTCTGaaaactgagaaaggaaaatatatgggtttaataagagaaaaaaatattactgacTTCTTAAGCGGCCTTTCAAAAAGGTCTGGCTCTGACTCAGTCAGAGGTAAACTTGAAAAATTCTTAACTTCTCCCAAAATACACTATTCTGCTGTCATCCTATCAGTAAAAAAATACATGGCAGATGACAAATACCTTTGGATGCCTTATAAGGTAATGTTTATTCCAGAAGATCTGGCAGACTGAGAACCAATAAGCTTAATTTAACTTACAAAACTCACCCAGCCGGTCATCTTTTAGGAGAATTTctaatgatttcttttcttcaactCCACGGAACCCCACTTTTTCATAATATACTGAGCGAAAGTTTCTCTGGGAGTCCTCAGTCATGTTTCATTCGTGGAGAGACAATAGGGAGTGGAAATAAATGAGCCTAGAAACAAAGAAGAATTGAggaaatttttaatgattttctccGACTTTTCCATAAATCTCATATACTATGATAAACGGTCTGTTCTCGCATAAGACTCAATATTAAATCTTCCCTTTTATATAACTCTACCACCATCTTGCCTGTGCACCTTGGCCAAAACCAAGACATAAAAACCAAGTCCTCTGAGCTGCTAAAATAGATGGGCAAGGTTCATGCCTTAGGGCTCCAACTTGACTGAGGACGGCACCTCGCAGAATGAAATACTCTGCAGCCATTGTACATgttcaaagaaaaaagtaaatcagGAAGACAGACAAAATGCCATGCAAAAGGGTACATACACAAtgattgcttttgttttaaatatgatgcatttttaaaattaagactaTTTGGAAATATTAACAATGGTTATGTTTAGGTAGCAGAATTCCAGCTCTCTTGTTTAGCTGTAGCTTTCTACAGTGGGCATTTCGAAAATgggtaaaacaaaaattaaattataaaagtttaaaaaaatccacaagttcctcagttttccttCAAGCACAGTCCTACCAAATGTAATGGTCAAAATTCAAAACCCACAGATTAAgcattaaattaattataaattagaAGAGGGGCAGGAATGTTTCTGGTTGACAAGGGATGCTACAGAGTCAGAGACAATAACGACTTAAAATCTGGCATCAGAATTCAGAAGGTTTGGTGGTTTCAGTTTCTTTCACAATAACCTACAGTAGACTAATGGCAAGTCATCAGGAAAAGGTAAAATTAGGTTTGTGTTTTAACAATAGAATGGATATAAAGCACTTTCCAAAAAGTACTGTCCTGCCCGATCCAAATGCTTAAAGCGTCAGTGTGAACAGAGTATAAGCCTCAGGTTTTAGAAATTCTGAGCTGTCCCCAGGGACCAAGGGGGCGTTCTAGACAGCCAAGGTCTTCCTTATTGACAAGGACCGGATCGGGCACAAGAAAGAATACGATTCGTTTCCACTGAGGAATTCTAAAGGGTTTTCAGGCTTTTGGgaccaaattaaaaacaaaacaaaaaacagaattcCAAAGCATTAAGAAGCTAAATAAGTagggattttatttaaaagaggCATCCAAACAGCTGCAAGGCGTTACGGTGGTTGCCGCTTAAGGACACCATCCTCGAATTGCAACGCAACGGCAAACGCGTCCTCACGGGAGGAAATATGTTTCCTTCCTGCCCATGAACGCCCACCTGACGGGAAAAGTACACACACCCTGGTCCAGCACCCCAGGTTCCACTCTCCCTGTTATGCTTCACCTTCAGTAGTGGAAACCACACCCGGGTTGAGACTAAGTGGTCCGGGGAGGCAGCGGAAACCAGGCCCGGCGCGCTGACCagccggcgggcgggcggcgaCGACGGGGCCGCCCAGGTCCCGGGGACCACAGCGCCAAAGGCGGGCCGGCGGGGCGGAGCGAGACGGCGCGAGACGGCGCGACACTCGCGCACGCGCGCGGGGACACAGCAACCCGCCGCCGCCGGACGTGACGTCAGCTCCAAGCCCCAGGGGCGGGGCCGAGTGCTCGTGCGTCAGAGCTTGCGCAGTCTCCACCCACACCGTGCGGCCGAGGGCTTCGGTAGCAGACGCGAGGAGGGACGTGCGGGCGGCGCAAGCTCCTCTCCCACGACAGCGTTCCCCGCATCCGCCCCACTCTGGGTCTGGAGAACCTCGCGAGCTACCTTACTACCGCTGTCCTGGCGGTGAATGCCAGGATGCTCTCGCCAACCCTGCCATGCTGGTGACCTCAGAGCCCCCAAACAGTGCTCCTCAAGCTGTCTGCTGACCCCTGCTGCTTTGTTTCGCTTCCTTTTTCCCGGTGTGTGGAAATAAATGACCAACCAAATGGAAAGTGTAAAGGCACCTTACTGAGAACTTGCTGTACAAGAGGCAGCCCCACGCTCACGTGGATTTTGGCAGAaactcaaaggcaggcagaggagggaaaCGGTTGATAGtgggaaaaaggaaaggtttCGGGTGTGCCCTGTTGGAGGCTGCTGGCATAGGGAAGGTGTAGGCAGACTAGAAGCGGGCGTCCCATGTGGTCCGTTAGCCATGTTTGACTTTCTCTGGTTGCTCTTTAATTTGGAAGCAGAGACAAAAGTTCAGTTAATAATCAAGTCCTGTCCATTAATCGAGTGCAGGCCAATTGTTACAGTAGTTATTGTTCAGCTTCCTGGGTTGTTACTAAAGCTAACAGTCAGGCTCCCTGCAAGTCTGACTTACAGTAGGCTGGCTTTTGTAGATGAGGGTTTGGTTTTCTAGGCGGGTTGCTGCAGTTTGTAGGGCAGTCCTGTTTTTACATATGGTCCAACCTCTGTCTGTATACTCCGCCTCTCAAGTAAAACACTATAAAAAATAAGGCACTGTAAAACTAAAAACGAAGTTCTAAAACAAGATATACTAAACACAAGCCCCAACTTACTAGATTCAGCAGTCGAAATTACTCTTTAAACGAGTTATTAAAGTTTATAAACACTTTGCGTTTCCCCACTGACCTTGTAACGGACCAGCACTGGTCCCAGAGACATCCATGTGAGCAGCACTGCCAGAGCAGGTTTTTTAAACCCGTTGGGTTTGAGAAGAACTGTTCCTGAACCAGACTCATTTTGCCCAACGCGCAGCAAGCCAAACGCTGAGACACCAAGGTTTGCAGCAAAGAGAGGGAGAGCAAGCCTCAAACCTGGTTTGCGGAGGCAAGAGGCTTGGGTACTTATgggatgaaaaataaagaagcagggCGGTCCGAGGCGTGGGGAGCGCGGAGAAACGTGATTGGGAGAAGGTGCAGTAATAGTCATTCTGCGCAGGTGCAACTAAGCTACACTTTTAATCGCGCATGCCCAATTGGATGGTCAGTGGTCCCATCCAGTCTTAACCAGCTCAGCTCTAACTAGACACAGCTAACTCTAAAGTTCCTGCAAAACACTTATGGCAAACAGCTTATTGTTTAGGCCATGGGCCACTTGGAGGAAAAGCAAGCCTTAAAACGATCTTGATTAGTGAAGGCACATGAAATGGTCTTGACCTACGGTTTCAGTACCATCTCAAAAGAAATAGGTTCAGTGATAGGAGCTGCTTCCTTAAGAGCCCAAATCTGTACAAAACAGACTACAGAGGGACCAAGCTCTAGAGGGAATCTTAGGAATCAACAATACAAAAGTCAGTCCAGTTAGAGTCAGTAAGCTTGTGGTGTAGCGGCTCCTCAGAACTTTAAAGCAGTGTGTGATAGTTGAACTCAAACATTTATGCTCCTCCAACCCCCTACCATCACCGTCTTTAACTCTGCAGTACTGGGGTACTAAGCCTTGCTTAAGCAGTGTTTCTGCACGTTAGCAAGTAGCATTCTTCAAGTTTTCACTTTCAAGAATTCCACTGACTTTATCTAAACCTTGGACCAGTCAATAACTTGGACCAGTCACTAACTTTTATAATCTTCTTTTTCTCACCTCTAAAAGAGAGCTAATGGTGGTGATGCTATCATAGAGGTTATCAGAAGGGTTAAAGGAGAAAGTACATCAAGTGcttggcccagtgcctggcacctggcacaGTGAGGATGTATTCAAATTGGCTGCTATTAGCTAAATGGTGACAGAAGATGGTTGCCTTTAACCTCCATCCACTGTGCTTTTGGATGAGCTGATAAACCGAATATTTTGGAAGCTACTATAGAAAATAAGTCTCTTGGAGACTAGTCTTAACACTGCAGCCAGAGTGACCCTTTGGAAAGGTCCTTCTGCTCACAGTCCTGCAGTAACTCCCCCGTTCACTTCGAGTGTATACCTTGCTGGCATCTCTCCTTACTGCCTTGTAACACGACTGCCCTCTGGTGGTTAGTTATTCTTACTAAATTATGGGAGTAATTACACTGCTGATCAAACAATCAAAATTTCAAGGTTGAAAGAGACTCAAAGTTCAGCCAGTTCCATTCAGTGTGGTGGGCCTGAGAGCTAGACCTCAGGGTATGAAAACAGCAGAAAGTGTTTAGGAATGGCATTGCGTCTTTTTAAATTCACCTGTAGTAGGATAGTAATGATCAAATACCATCAACCTCAGCCCCTTGGCCCTCTTTTTTTAAGAGGTAAGGAAATGGAGACCCAGTGAGGTCCTAGCTCTAAGGCAACTGTCTTCATTTTCAGTAGCATCTAAAAttaacatagtttaaaaaaatccaatacaGTGCaagactgggacgttgtgctgtacaccagaagttgacacattgtaatggactgtacttcaatttaaaaaaatccaatacaGCATGATGGGGCGGGGTGCTATATAAATTAAAGTAATTGACAAGTCAACTCACATCTCCAAAACATCTAAAGAGGGACAAATTTGGATGGTCGTAGAGGctcattttctccttcattttggtCATTTGACAGAGAACTGGTTGGTTCCGCAGGTCTGGGCTGGCTAATCACATAGACAGATACCAGCTGCAGGACTCGAGTCTCCCCTTTCTAATCAGGAAGCTTCCCTTAGTGTCATAGCCGTTCTGTGCTTcaccccaccccgaccccatCACTGTAAATATGTAAAGAATCAGGGGCACAGGGGCTCCCCTTGATTGCAGCGTCAGCTGCAGTGCATGTAGACCCTCTGGGTCTGGTCTAAGCCATGGGATAGATTTGAAGGATTGTGTACACTTGACTATTTCCTATTTGTAAAGTCTTCCTCTAATAAAGCCTACTTTATACTTGCATCATGTTACAGTAGTGATGGTCCTTTTTGAGGATTTATAACT includes the following:
- the TBC1D7 gene encoding TBC1 domain family member 7 isoform X5, which gives rise to MTEDSQRNFRSVYYEKVGFRGVEEKKSLEILLKDDRLDVEKLCTFSQRFPLPSMYRALVWKVLLGILPPHHESHAQVMTYRKEQYSDVLHALEVIRFISDATPQVEVYLHMHRLESGKLPRSPSFPLPKAFEQYLNLEDSRLLSHLKTCSAVSRLPYDLWFKRCFAGCLPESSLQRVWDKVVSGSCKILVFVAVEILLTFKIKVMALNSAEKITKFLENIPQDSSDAIVSKAIDLWHKHCGTPVHSA
- the TBC1D7 gene encoding TBC1 domain family member 7 isoform X4 — its product is MTEDSQRNFRSVYYEKVGFRGVEEKKSLEILLKDDRLGEFYVEKLCTFSQRFPLPSMYRALVWKVLLGILPPHHESHAQVMTYRKEQYSDVLHALEVIRFISDATPQVEVYLHMHRLESGKLPRSPSFPLPKAFEQYLNLEDSRLLSHLKTCSAVSRLPYDLWFKRCFAGCLPESSLQRVWDKVVSGSCKILVFVAVEILLTFKIKVMALNSAEKITKFLENIPQDSSDAIVSKAIDLWHKHCGTPVHSA